One Vigna unguiculata cultivar IT97K-499-35 chromosome 11, ASM411807v1, whole genome shotgun sequence DNA window includes the following coding sequences:
- the LOC114168858 gene encoding ATPase family AAA domain-containing protein At1g05910 isoform X2, with amino-acid sequence MYPKRSGQDGPDLRQVRSSDRIKTRPSIYGRPYLFYNQNLRRTRKNKNKTRTAASQIAKMLRPGNRKQQDSNANSGSANLRRSTRKRRLNVNLEDFTDSSGAEDEDLMRPAYPSLRNRIKNRVKQDGLMSSKRKRAADTKPTPRREGLRPRRSKGAVIERLISESDDEQDLSEEKVDQDETENGNDAEENDADDGQNEIEGDAEGEDEGEDEGDEDGDDEEGEEEQDGRRRYDLRNRSDVRRFSMEERKARPRSPRRVLHQGMGTKVSRDVRKGGSRVHKRHRLARPEDSDDSLLVDELDQGPAISWGRGGNRSGPPWLFGGLDTHGTTAFGLNLAASGWGHQGDALATLTSGIQTAGPSSKGGADIQPLQVDDSVSFDDIGGLSEYIDALKEMVFFPLLYPDFFASYHITPPRGVLLCGPPGTGKTLIARALACAASKAGQKVSFYMRKGADVLSKWVGEAERQLKLLFEEAQRNQPSIIFFDEIDGLAPVRSSKQEQIHNSIVSTLLALMDGLDSRGQVVLIGATNRIDAIDGALRRPGRFDREFNFPLPGCEARAEILDIHTRKWKHPPPNELKKELAASCVGYCGADLKALCTEAAIHAFRQKYPQVYTSDDKFVIDVDSVKVEKTHFIEAMSTITPAAHRGAIVHSRPLSLVVQPCLQQHLEKAMSVISDIFPPASITSELTKLSMLSYGSAIPLVYRPRLLLCGGEGTGLDHLGPAVLHELEKFPVHSLGLPSLLSDPSAKTPEEALVHIFSEARRTTPSILYLPQFDVWWETSHEQLRAVLLTLLEELPSDLPILLLGTSSVEPAEVEEVPTSVFPHRTIYQVNMPCAKDRTLFFNLLIEAVMSILLEGINKKSQDTGYLPELPKAPKLATGPKVSELKAKVEAEQHALRRLRMCLRDICNRILYDKRFNAFHYPVSDEDAPNYRSIIQNPIDMATILQHVDNGQYITCAAFMQDINLIVSNAKAYNGEDYNGARIVSRACELRDAVHGMLSQMDPALVAYCDKIASQGGPVQLSDELEDSTFPASPVVQLGTGIRMSARLRHVQPEVNVDKSYEALKRTKKITEMHTEEKSQDSVPPKSSQEHQPNDTNAKRLEPMSIDGNLHGTCTNNLADANSPQDVTVLDGEFLREVESVKQLFVKRSENFSIPQLERLYTRIMKGVFETKNKGVNGDLKSSVLKFLLNFVEDDANF; translated from the exons ATGTATCCAAAACGGTCAGGCCAAGATGGCCCTGATTTGAGACAAGTGCGCTCAAGTGACAGGATCAAGACAAGGCCAAGCATTTATGGCCGACCATACTTGTTTTATAACCAAAATCTTAGGCGcacaaggaaaaacaagaacaaaacaAGGACTGCAGCTTCTCAGATTGCCAAAATGTTGCGTCCAGGGAATCGGAAACAACAAGATTCTAATGCTAAT TCTGGCTCTGCCAACCTTCGCCGTTCAACAAGGAAGAGAAGGCTTAATGTAAATCTTGAAGATTTTACAGACAGCTCTGGAGCTGAAGATGAAGACTTGATG AGACCTGCATATCCCTCATTGAGAAACCGGATTAAAAATAGAGTCAAACAGGATGGTTTGATGTCTTCTAAGCGCAAAAGAGCAGCTGATACTAAGCCAACACCTCGACGTGAAGGTTTACGTCCTCGTCGTTCAAAGGGTGCTGTGATAGAACGATTGATTTCAGAATCAGATGATGAGCAAGATCTGTCTGAGGAAAAGGTTGATCAAGATGAAACAGAAAATGGAAATGATGCTGAGGAAAATGATGCAGATGATGGTCAAAATGAGATTGAGGGGGACGCTGAGGGTGAAGATGAAGGTGAGGATGAAGGtgatgaagatggtgatgaTGAAGAGGGGGAAGAAGAGCAGGATGGAAGAAGGCGCTATGATCTTCGGAATCGTTCAGATGTCCGGAGGTTCTCTATGGAGGAAAGAAAGGCTCGGCCTAGGTCTCCTCGAAGAGTGTTACATCAAGGTATGGGTACCAAGGTCAGCAGGGATGTAAGGAAAGGTGGATCACGAGTTCATAAGCGTCATCGTTTAGCAAGGCCTGAAGATTCTGATGACTCACTTCTTGTGGATGAGCTGGACCAAGGGCCAGCTATTTCATGGGGGCGAGGTGGTAACAGATCTGGTCCACCTTGGCTTTTTGGAGGCTTAGACACGCATGGAACAACAGCTTTTGGATTAAATCTTGCTGCATCAGGTTGGGGTCATCAGGGTGATGCTTTGGCTACTCTTACATCTGGGATTCAAACTGCTGGACCAAGCTCTAAGGGTGGGGCAGATATCCAACCCTTACAGGTTGATGATAGTGTTAGTTTTGATGATATAGGAGGGCTTTCTGAATACATTGATGCTCTAAAGGAAATGGTTTTCTTTCCATTATTGTATCCAGATTTTTTTGCAAGTTACCACATAACTCCACCTAGGGGGGTGTTGTTGTGTGGGCCCCCTGGCACAGGGAAAACATTGATTGCAAGGGCTTTGGCTTGTGCTGCTTCAAAAGCTGGCCAAAAGGTTAGCTTTTACATGCGCAAAGGTGCAGATGTGCTAAGCAAGTGGGTTGGTGAGGCTGAAAGACAATTGAAACTACTCTTTGAGGAAGCACAAAGGAATCAACCTTCTATTATCTTCTTTGATGAAATAGACGGACTTGCACCCGTGAGGTCTAGCAAGCAAGAACAAATTCACAATTCAATTGTGTCCACTTTGCTTGCTTTGATGGATGGTCTTGACTCTCGTGGGCAAGTTGTTTTAATTGGAGCTACCAACAGGATTGATGCTATTGATGGAGCCTTACGACGCCCTGGTAGGTTTGATCGTGAGTTTAACTTTCCCTTACCTGGTTGTGAGGCACGTGCCGAGATATTAGACATTCATACTCGTAAGTGGAAACATCCTCCTCCAAATGAGCTGAAAAAGGAACTTGCAGCCAGTTGTGTAGGTTACTGTGGTGCTGATCTGAAAGCTCTTTGTACTGAAGCTGCCATTCATGCATTCCGGCAAAAGTATCCACAAGTTTATACAAGTGATGACAAATTTGTTATAGATGTTGATTCTGTCAAGGTAGAAAAGACTCATTTTATTGAAGCAATGTCTACTATTACTCCTGCTGCTCATAGAGGAGCCATTGTGCACTCTAGGCCATTGTCTCTAGTAGTTCAACCATGTCTCCAGCAACATTTAGAGAAAGCTATGAGTGTTATATCTGATATTTTTCCTCCAGCTTCTATTACATCTGAGTTGACTAAACTTTCAATGCTTTCCTACGGGTCTGCAATTCCACTTGTGTATCGACCTAGGCTTCTACTTTGTGGTGGTGAAGGTACAGGGCTG GATCATCTTGGCCCTGCGGTTTTACATGAGCTGGAAAAGTTTCCTGTGCATTCATTAGGACTCCCATCTCTTCTGTCAGATCCCAGTGCAAAGACACCAGAAGAGGCATTAGTACATATATTTAGTGAAGCTAGAAGAACAACACCATCGATTCTCTATTTACCACAGTTTGATGTTTGGTGGGAAACT TCTCATGAGCAGCTCAGGGCTGTTCTCCTGACTTTGCTGGAAGAATTACCATCTGATCTGCCTATCTTACTGCTTGGTACATCCTCAGTTGAACCCGCTGAAGTTGAGGAAGTGCCTACTTCAGTTTTCCCTCACCGCACAAT TTATCAAGTGAATATGCCATGTGCCAAAGATAGGACTTTGTTTTTCAATCTTTTGATAGAAGCTGTTATGTCAATATTGTTGGAGGGAATCAACAAGAAGTCACAAGATACAGGATACCTCCCTGAACTTCCTAAGGCACCAAAATTGGCTACTGGTCCAAAAGTATCTGAGCTAAAAGCAAAGGTGGAAGCTGAGCAACATGCACTTCGCAGGTTACGAATGTGCCTTAGAGATATCTGCAACCG GATACTGTATGACAAAAGATTTAATGCCTTCCATTATCCAGTGTCAGACGAAGATGCACCAAATTACCGGTCAATTATACAGAACCCAATAGACATGGCTACCATCCTGCAGCATGTTGATAATGGCCAATATATTACATGTGCTGCGTTCATGCAGGATATCAATCTTATTGTATCCAATGCAAAG GCCTACAATGGAGAGGATTACAACGGTGCTAGGATTGTCAGTAGAGCTTGTGAGCTCCGTGATGCG GTGCatggaatgctctcacaaatgGATCCAGCACTGGTTGCTTATTGTGACAAGATTGCTAGCCAAGGTGGCCCAGTTCAATTGTCTGATGAATTAGAGGATTCAACATTCCCTGCATCTCCTGTTGTGCAGCTGGGTACTGGTATTAGAATGAGTGCTCGACTTCGTCATGTCCAACCAGAGGTTAACGTGGATAAGAGTTATGAGGCATTGAAGCGAACTAAGAAGATCACCGAAATGCATACAG AAGAAAAGTCGCAAGATTCTGTACCGCCAAAGTCTTCCCAGGAGCATCAACCTAATGACACTAATGCTAAAAGGCTTGAACCTATGTCAATTGATGGAAACTTGCATGGAACTTGTACAAATAACCTTGCTGATGCCAACAGTCCCCAGGATGTCACAGTGCTAGATGGTGAATTTTTAAGAGAAGTGGAGTCTGTCAAGCAGCTTTTTGTGAAGCGTAGTGAAAATTTCAGCATTCCACAACTTGAGAGGCTTTACACGAGAATTATGAAGGGTGtgtttgaaacaaaaaataaaggagTGAATGGGGATCTTAAGTCTTCGGTTTTGaagtttttgttgaattttgtagAGGATGATGCAAATTTCTAA
- the LOC114168858 gene encoding ATPase family AAA domain-containing protein At1g05910 isoform X1: MYPKRSGQDGPDLRQVRSSDRIKTRPSIYGRPYLFYNQNLRRTRKNKNKTRTAASQIAKMLRPGNRKQQDSNANSGSANLRRSTRKRRLNVNLEDFTDSSGAEDEDLMRPAYPSLRNRIKNRVKQDGLMSSKRKRAADTKPTPRREGLRPRRSKGAVIERLISESDDEQDLSEEKVDQDETENGNDAEENDADDGQNEIEGDAEGEDEGEDEGDEDGDDEEGEEEQDGRRRYDLRNRSDVRRFSMEERKARPRSPRRVLHQGMGTKVSRDVRKGGSRVHKRHRLARPEDSDDSLLVDELDQGPAISWGRGGNRSGPPWLFGGLDTHGTTAFGLNLAASGWGHQGDALATLTSGIQTAGPSSKGGADIQPLQVDDSVSFDDIGGLSEYIDALKEMVFFPLLYPDFFASYHITPPRGVLLCGPPGTGKTLIARALACAASKAGQKVSFYMRKGADVLSKWVGEAERQLKLLFEEAQRNQPSIIFFDEIDGLAPVRSSKQEQIHNSIVSTLLALMDGLDSRGQVVLIGATNRIDAIDGALRRPGRFDREFNFPLPGCEARAEILDIHTRKWKHPPPNELKKELAASCVGYCGADLKALCTEAAIHAFRQKYPQVYTSDDKFVIDVDSVKVEKTHFIEAMSTITPAAHRGAIVHSRPLSLVVQPCLQQHLEKAMSVISDIFPPASITSELTKLSMLSYGSAIPLVYRPRLLLCGGEGTGLDHLGPAVLHELEKFPVHSLGLPSLLSDPSAKTPEEALVHIFSEARRTTPSILYLPQFDVWWETSHEQLRAVLLTLLEELPSDLPILLLGTSSVEPAEVEEVPTSVFPHRTIYQVNMPCAKDRTLFFNLLIEAVMSILLEGINKKSQDTGYLPELPKAPKLATGPKVSELKAKVEAEQHALRRLRMCLRDICNRILYDKRFNAFHYPVSDEDAPNYRSIIQNPIDMATILQHVDNGQYITCAAFMQDINLIVSNAKAYNGEDYNGARIVSRACELRDAVHGMLSQMDPALVAYCDKIASQGGPVQLSDELEDSTFPASPVVQLGTGIRMSARLRHVQPEVNVDKSYEALKRTKKITEMHTAEEKSQDSVPPKSSQEHQPNDTNAKRLEPMSIDGNLHGTCTNNLADANSPQDVTVLDGEFLREVESVKQLFVKRSENFSIPQLERLYTRIMKGVFETKNKGVNGDLKSSVLKFLLNFVEDDANF; the protein is encoded by the exons ATGTATCCAAAACGGTCAGGCCAAGATGGCCCTGATTTGAGACAAGTGCGCTCAAGTGACAGGATCAAGACAAGGCCAAGCATTTATGGCCGACCATACTTGTTTTATAACCAAAATCTTAGGCGcacaaggaaaaacaagaacaaaacaAGGACTGCAGCTTCTCAGATTGCCAAAATGTTGCGTCCAGGGAATCGGAAACAACAAGATTCTAATGCTAAT TCTGGCTCTGCCAACCTTCGCCGTTCAACAAGGAAGAGAAGGCTTAATGTAAATCTTGAAGATTTTACAGACAGCTCTGGAGCTGAAGATGAAGACTTGATG AGACCTGCATATCCCTCATTGAGAAACCGGATTAAAAATAGAGTCAAACAGGATGGTTTGATGTCTTCTAAGCGCAAAAGAGCAGCTGATACTAAGCCAACACCTCGACGTGAAGGTTTACGTCCTCGTCGTTCAAAGGGTGCTGTGATAGAACGATTGATTTCAGAATCAGATGATGAGCAAGATCTGTCTGAGGAAAAGGTTGATCAAGATGAAACAGAAAATGGAAATGATGCTGAGGAAAATGATGCAGATGATGGTCAAAATGAGATTGAGGGGGACGCTGAGGGTGAAGATGAAGGTGAGGATGAAGGtgatgaagatggtgatgaTGAAGAGGGGGAAGAAGAGCAGGATGGAAGAAGGCGCTATGATCTTCGGAATCGTTCAGATGTCCGGAGGTTCTCTATGGAGGAAAGAAAGGCTCGGCCTAGGTCTCCTCGAAGAGTGTTACATCAAGGTATGGGTACCAAGGTCAGCAGGGATGTAAGGAAAGGTGGATCACGAGTTCATAAGCGTCATCGTTTAGCAAGGCCTGAAGATTCTGATGACTCACTTCTTGTGGATGAGCTGGACCAAGGGCCAGCTATTTCATGGGGGCGAGGTGGTAACAGATCTGGTCCACCTTGGCTTTTTGGAGGCTTAGACACGCATGGAACAACAGCTTTTGGATTAAATCTTGCTGCATCAGGTTGGGGTCATCAGGGTGATGCTTTGGCTACTCTTACATCTGGGATTCAAACTGCTGGACCAAGCTCTAAGGGTGGGGCAGATATCCAACCCTTACAGGTTGATGATAGTGTTAGTTTTGATGATATAGGAGGGCTTTCTGAATACATTGATGCTCTAAAGGAAATGGTTTTCTTTCCATTATTGTATCCAGATTTTTTTGCAAGTTACCACATAACTCCACCTAGGGGGGTGTTGTTGTGTGGGCCCCCTGGCACAGGGAAAACATTGATTGCAAGGGCTTTGGCTTGTGCTGCTTCAAAAGCTGGCCAAAAGGTTAGCTTTTACATGCGCAAAGGTGCAGATGTGCTAAGCAAGTGGGTTGGTGAGGCTGAAAGACAATTGAAACTACTCTTTGAGGAAGCACAAAGGAATCAACCTTCTATTATCTTCTTTGATGAAATAGACGGACTTGCACCCGTGAGGTCTAGCAAGCAAGAACAAATTCACAATTCAATTGTGTCCACTTTGCTTGCTTTGATGGATGGTCTTGACTCTCGTGGGCAAGTTGTTTTAATTGGAGCTACCAACAGGATTGATGCTATTGATGGAGCCTTACGACGCCCTGGTAGGTTTGATCGTGAGTTTAACTTTCCCTTACCTGGTTGTGAGGCACGTGCCGAGATATTAGACATTCATACTCGTAAGTGGAAACATCCTCCTCCAAATGAGCTGAAAAAGGAACTTGCAGCCAGTTGTGTAGGTTACTGTGGTGCTGATCTGAAAGCTCTTTGTACTGAAGCTGCCATTCATGCATTCCGGCAAAAGTATCCACAAGTTTATACAAGTGATGACAAATTTGTTATAGATGTTGATTCTGTCAAGGTAGAAAAGACTCATTTTATTGAAGCAATGTCTACTATTACTCCTGCTGCTCATAGAGGAGCCATTGTGCACTCTAGGCCATTGTCTCTAGTAGTTCAACCATGTCTCCAGCAACATTTAGAGAAAGCTATGAGTGTTATATCTGATATTTTTCCTCCAGCTTCTATTACATCTGAGTTGACTAAACTTTCAATGCTTTCCTACGGGTCTGCAATTCCACTTGTGTATCGACCTAGGCTTCTACTTTGTGGTGGTGAAGGTACAGGGCTG GATCATCTTGGCCCTGCGGTTTTACATGAGCTGGAAAAGTTTCCTGTGCATTCATTAGGACTCCCATCTCTTCTGTCAGATCCCAGTGCAAAGACACCAGAAGAGGCATTAGTACATATATTTAGTGAAGCTAGAAGAACAACACCATCGATTCTCTATTTACCACAGTTTGATGTTTGGTGGGAAACT TCTCATGAGCAGCTCAGGGCTGTTCTCCTGACTTTGCTGGAAGAATTACCATCTGATCTGCCTATCTTACTGCTTGGTACATCCTCAGTTGAACCCGCTGAAGTTGAGGAAGTGCCTACTTCAGTTTTCCCTCACCGCACAAT TTATCAAGTGAATATGCCATGTGCCAAAGATAGGACTTTGTTTTTCAATCTTTTGATAGAAGCTGTTATGTCAATATTGTTGGAGGGAATCAACAAGAAGTCACAAGATACAGGATACCTCCCTGAACTTCCTAAGGCACCAAAATTGGCTACTGGTCCAAAAGTATCTGAGCTAAAAGCAAAGGTGGAAGCTGAGCAACATGCACTTCGCAGGTTACGAATGTGCCTTAGAGATATCTGCAACCG GATACTGTATGACAAAAGATTTAATGCCTTCCATTATCCAGTGTCAGACGAAGATGCACCAAATTACCGGTCAATTATACAGAACCCAATAGACATGGCTACCATCCTGCAGCATGTTGATAATGGCCAATATATTACATGTGCTGCGTTCATGCAGGATATCAATCTTATTGTATCCAATGCAAAG GCCTACAATGGAGAGGATTACAACGGTGCTAGGATTGTCAGTAGAGCTTGTGAGCTCCGTGATGCG GTGCatggaatgctctcacaaatgGATCCAGCACTGGTTGCTTATTGTGACAAGATTGCTAGCCAAGGTGGCCCAGTTCAATTGTCTGATGAATTAGAGGATTCAACATTCCCTGCATCTCCTGTTGTGCAGCTGGGTACTGGTATTAGAATGAGTGCTCGACTTCGTCATGTCCAACCAGAGGTTAACGTGGATAAGAGTTATGAGGCATTGAAGCGAACTAAGAAGATCACCGAAATGCATACAG CAGAAGAAAAGTCGCAAGATTCTGTACCGCCAAAGTCTTCCCAGGAGCATCAACCTAATGACACTAATGCTAAAAGGCTTGAACCTATGTCAATTGATGGAAACTTGCATGGAACTTGTACAAATAACCTTGCTGATGCCAACAGTCCCCAGGATGTCACAGTGCTAGATGGTGAATTTTTAAGAGAAGTGGAGTCTGTCAAGCAGCTTTTTGTGAAGCGTAGTGAAAATTTCAGCATTCCACAACTTGAGAGGCTTTACACGAGAATTATGAAGGGTGtgtttgaaacaaaaaataaaggagTGAATGGGGATCTTAAGTCTTCGGTTTTGaagtttttgttgaattttgtagAGGATGATGCAAATTTCTAA
- the LOC114168361 gene encoding uncharacterized protein LOC114168361, which translates to MVPSDVCPTEDAVKAFIEHLVDPLLPAKSSVQDNPSPYQQNLVARQVRSAVLLYNYYHRKRHPELEYLPLDEFSKLVVVLRPALLAYMKFMQNSNEEELTDVEKQLSLTEKMIMEACDVSKSLDVSKSVPNIEGWPITKVTILLIDSKKEKCFLLFGSITNGVWSLVEKGLETSSQSSSQSSLGSKGLVTSNQSSEVTSETKQHKKKRVLKKSSKDELKVNEDVFLQVGYSAIKEATGIDNTDIFLLESDTIYSESKEKEASRFFIMQCTKTIKEEVFQVPLQDLIKSLQGPLVTKSSGSWMITPVMDYFHVLPCYEIISKWISREAFSNTLQDTRVTEKNIKVDTPEVTEFCVNEDMFTTNDSKPNNDNIDSPKHKENTGCYTLALSDSIYEPMEMTMNENSILKSQIKEKCQYINDNTVQVDEDLERNNPSVKYNSNGFASAVKALNVDSTNMMLVTEGGTNNLASLHNSYANRPNISPDKGTVDGCIQIANHSESDLEELKVLSDSKKMLTQTALAALLRKRNELALQQRKIEDEIAVCDRNIERILSDGEDNFRLKIESIIEGCNDTWLKNQERVFGQQISPLKRKKLSEAVFIKQSSCQELDDICRTNNWILPTYHLSQSEGGFKANVTVKGVEFQCSFEGKMCSSPSEARESAADQMITNLRSIAKLEK; encoded by the exons ATGGTTCCATCCGATGTTTGTCCGACTGAGGATGCAGTTAAGGCATTTATAGAGCACTTGGTAGACCCATTGCTGCCAGCAAAGTCTTCTGTTCAGGATAACCCATCACCGTATCAGCAGAATTTAGTAGCAAGACAg gTGCGTTCGGCTGTCTTACTTTATAATTACTACCACAGGAAGCGGCATCCAGAACTCGAATATCTTCCATTAGATGAATTTTCCAAGTTGGTTGTAGTTTTGAGGCCAGCTTTATTAGCTTATATGAAATTCATGCAAAATTCAAATGAAGAAGAGCTCACTGACGTGGAGAAGCAGCTATCATTGACAGAAAAGATGATTATGGAAGCGTGTGATGTATCTAAATCTTTAGATGTATCAAAAAGTGTTCCTAATATAGAGGGATGGCCCATTACAAAAGTAACTATCCTTTTAATTGACAGTAAGAAGGAGAAATGCTTTTTGCTGTTTGGTTCCATTACCAATGGGGTATGGTCTCTGGTAGAAAAAGGTTTGGAAACCTCCAGCCAAAGCTCCAGCCAAAGTTCTCTGGGGTCGAAAGGTCTGGTTACCTCCAATCAAAGTTCTGAAGTTACATCAgaaacaaaacaacataaaaagaaaagagtcCTTAAAAAGTCTTCAAAGGATGAATTAAAGGTCAACGAAGATGTGTTTCTGCAAGTTGGATATTCTGCTATAAAGGAAGCCACCG GTATCGATAATactgatatttttcttttggagAGTGACACTATCTATTCTGAGAGCAAAGAGAAGGAAGCTTCTCGCTTTTTTATAATGCAGTGCACCAAGACAATCAAAGAAGAAGTTTTTCAAGTTCCTCTCCAAGATTTAATTAAAAG CTTGCAGGGTCCTTTGGTCACTAAGAGTTCTGGAAGTTGGATGATCACTCCTGTAATGGACTACTTCCATGTGCTTCCATGTTATGAAATAATATCAAAGTGGATATCCAG AGAAGCATTCTCAAATACTTTGCAAGATACAAGGGTAactgagaaaaatataaaggtGGACACCCCTGAAGTGACAGAATTTTGTGTAAATGAGGACATGTTTACTACTAATGATAGTAAGCCCAACAATGATAACATTGATTCACCAAAGCATAAAGAGAACACCGGATGTTACACGCTTGCATTATCTGATTCTATATATGAGCCCATGGAAATGACCATGaatgaaaattcaattttaaaatcacaGATCAAAGAAAAGTGTCAGTATATTAATGACAATACTGTACAAGTTGATGAAGATCTTGAAAGAAATAATCCATCTGTGAAGTATAATTCTAATGGCTTTGCAAGTGCTGTCAAG GCTTTAAATGTTGATTCAACAAATATGATGCTCGTTACTGAAGGTGGAACCAACAATCTTGCTTCTTTGCACAATAGTTATGCCAATAGGCCCAATATCTCACCTGATAAAGGCACTGTAGATGGCTGTATTCAGATTGCAAATCATTCTGAGTCAGATCTAGAGGAGCTCAAAGTTCTTTCAGATTCGAAAAAGATGTTGACTCAAACTGCCCTAGCTGCTTTGTTACGAAAGAGGAATGAATTG GCCCTTCAGCAGCGCAAGATAGAGGACGAGATTGCTGTTTGCGATAGAAATATCGAGAGAATATTAAGTG ACGGGGAAGATAACTTTAGATTAAAGATTGAATCAATTATAGAAGGCTGCAATGATACATGGCTCAAGAATCAAGAAAGGGTGTTTGGACAACAAATCTCACCTCTTAAGAGGAAAAAATTGTCAGAGGCTGTTTTTATCAAACAAAGCTCATGCCAG GAACTAGATGATATATGTCGCACAAACAATTGGATCCTGCCAACTTATCATCTATCTCAATCAGAGG GTGGATTCAAAGCCAATGTAACTGTTAAAGGAGTGGAGTTTCAGTGTTCATTTGAAGGTAAAATGTGTTCCAGTCCTTCTGAAGCAAGAGAATCAGCTGCAGATCAGATGATAACTAACTTGAGAAGTATAGCAAAATTAGAAAAGTGA